Proteins from a genomic interval of Quercus lobata isolate SW786 chromosome 11, ValleyOak3.0 Primary Assembly, whole genome shotgun sequence:
- the LOC115969548 gene encoding pre-mRNA-splicing factor syf2-like isoform X1, translating to MTDERGVHPDCRNASNPYHECSEYCFQIIAEAKARMEQRGPALVQAGGRISQSSSGAQEQDEDLHDDRQDSDDHADGDREYPVVESVDVTNLTGRKKKLWELRNMMMKAKGDNQKEIAAEKKRMEAPTESRGISKQKWLDDRKKKIGKLLDANGLDMTKAYMLDTQESAEGKYKKWEKDPAPYGWDVFNQKTLYDAYKKRTKNVEVDLEEYNRMKEADPEFYRDASSLQYGKAPKTSEEKIDRMVKELKDRDEKRKSFSRRRKFHEEKDIDSINDRNEHFNKKIERAFGRYTLEIKNNLERGTALPD from the exons ATGACTGATGAAAGAGGAGTACACCCAGATTGCAGAAATGCATCAAATCCTTACCATGAATGCAGCGAATATTGTTTCCAGATCATTGCTGAAGCCAAGGCTCGGATGGAGCAAAGGGGACCAG CACTAGTGCAAGCTGGTGGTAGGATTAGTCAGTCCAGTTCTGGAGCTCAAGAACAGGATGAAGATTTACATGATGACAGACAAGATTCTGATGATCATGCTGATGGTGATAGAGAATATCCTGTTGTGGAGAGTGTAGATGTCACAAATCTCACTgggagaaagaagaaattgtGGGAGTTGAGAAATATGATG ATGAAGGCCAAAGGTGACAATCAAAAAGAAATAGCtgctgaaaagaaaagaatggaagcTCCCACTGAGTCAAGGGGCATTTCTAAACAAAAATGGCTTGAcgataggaagaaaaaaattggcaaaCTTTTAGATGCAAATGGTTTGGATATGACAAAGGCTTATATGCTAGATACACAAGAGTCAGCAGAGGGAAAATATAAGAAATGGGAGAAGGATCCTGCTCCATATGGTTGGGAtg TTTTCAATCAGAAAACTTTGTATGATGCGTACAAAAAGCGGACAAAGAATGTTGAGGTTGACTTAGAAGAATATAACAGAATGAAAGAAGCCGATCCTGAGTTCTACCGTGATGCTTCAAGTCTCCAATATGGAAAG GCACCAAAGACCTCAGAGGAAAAGATTGATAGGATGGTGAAGGAACTCAAAGATCGGGATGAGAAGCGCAAGTCATTTAGCAGGAGGAGGAAATTCCATGAAGAGAAGGATATTGACTCAATCAATGACCGTAATGAGCATTTCAACAAGAAGATTGAACGAGCCTTTGGTAGATATACGCTGGAGATCAAGAACAATCTTGAGAGAGGAACTGCGTTGCCCGACTAA
- the LOC115969548 gene encoding pre-mRNA-splicing factor syf2-like isoform X2, producing MTDERGVHPDCRNASNPYHECSEYCFQIIAEAKARMEQRGPVQAGGRISQSSSGAQEQDEDLHDDRQDSDDHADGDREYPVVESVDVTNLTGRKKKLWELRNMMMKAKGDNQKEIAAEKKRMEAPTESRGISKQKWLDDRKKKIGKLLDANGLDMTKAYMLDTQESAEGKYKKWEKDPAPYGWDVFNQKTLYDAYKKRTKNVEVDLEEYNRMKEADPEFYRDASSLQYGKAPKTSEEKIDRMVKELKDRDEKRKSFSRRRKFHEEKDIDSINDRNEHFNKKIERAFGRYTLEIKNNLERGTALPD from the exons ATGACTGATGAAAGAGGAGTACACCCAGATTGCAGAAATGCATCAAATCCTTACCATGAATGCAGCGAATATTGTTTCCAGATCATTGCTGAAGCCAAGGCTCGGATGGAGCAAAGGGGACCAG TGCAAGCTGGTGGTAGGATTAGTCAGTCCAGTTCTGGAGCTCAAGAACAGGATGAAGATTTACATGATGACAGACAAGATTCTGATGATCATGCTGATGGTGATAGAGAATATCCTGTTGTGGAGAGTGTAGATGTCACAAATCTCACTgggagaaagaagaaattgtGGGAGTTGAGAAATATGATG ATGAAGGCCAAAGGTGACAATCAAAAAGAAATAGCtgctgaaaagaaaagaatggaagcTCCCACTGAGTCAAGGGGCATTTCTAAACAAAAATGGCTTGAcgataggaagaaaaaaattggcaaaCTTTTAGATGCAAATGGTTTGGATATGACAAAGGCTTATATGCTAGATACACAAGAGTCAGCAGAGGGAAAATATAAGAAATGGGAGAAGGATCCTGCTCCATATGGTTGGGAtg TTTTCAATCAGAAAACTTTGTATGATGCGTACAAAAAGCGGACAAAGAATGTTGAGGTTGACTTAGAAGAATATAACAGAATGAAAGAAGCCGATCCTGAGTTCTACCGTGATGCTTCAAGTCTCCAATATGGAAAG GCACCAAAGACCTCAGAGGAAAAGATTGATAGGATGGTGAAGGAACTCAAAGATCGGGATGAGAAGCGCAAGTCATTTAGCAGGAGGAGGAAATTCCATGAAGAGAAGGATATTGACTCAATCAATGACCGTAATGAGCATTTCAACAAGAAGATTGAACGAGCCTTTGGTAGATATACGCTGGAGATCAAGAACAATCTTGAGAGAGGAACTGCGTTGCCCGACTAA